The proteins below are encoded in one region of Candidatus Methylomirabilota bacterium:
- a CDS encoding ABC transporter permease: MRKYLARRALFALGTLVGVSLIIFVVLRILPGDPLVAILGVEGHARMTKEDRVRIMHDLGLSDPLPVQYVHWLRDIATGKLGKSFFRGDTVADLILHRGPISAEIGILALIVSWLVGLPIGIVSAIKPNSSIDNITRSLAILFIAIPGFWLGMLIVLALLFWFGYKAPIIIVQVWQSPWQNFQIVLGPAVVLGLAQGAYIARMARSCLLEVIREDYVRTARAKGVVERRVVLGHALPNALLPVITISGVLLGFVLGGSVAVEQAFGVPGLGRALVTAVIERDIIVVQNLVLLYAAIFVVVNLLVDLSYAWLDPRIHYA; encoded by the coding sequence GTGCGCAAGTACCTCGCCCGGCGGGCTCTCTTCGCCCTGGGAACCCTCGTCGGGGTCTCCCTGATCATCTTCGTCGTCCTGCGCATCCTGCCCGGCGATCCGCTGGTGGCCATCCTCGGGGTGGAGGGCCACGCGAGGATGACGAAAGAGGATCGCGTGCGCATCATGCACGACCTCGGACTCTCCGATCCGCTCCCTGTGCAGTACGTGCACTGGCTGCGCGATATCGCCACGGGCAAGCTGGGCAAGTCGTTCTTCCGGGGCGACACCGTGGCCGATCTCATCCTGCATCGCGGCCCCATCAGCGCCGAGATCGGCATCCTCGCGCTCATCGTCTCCTGGCTCGTCGGATTGCCAATCGGCATCGTGAGCGCGATCAAGCCCAATAGCTCCATCGACAATATCACCCGCTCCCTCGCCATCCTGTTCATCGCCATCCCGGGCTTCTGGCTCGGCATGCTCATCGTGCTGGCGCTCCTGTTCTGGTTCGGCTACAAGGCGCCCATCATCATCGTCCAAGTGTGGCAGTCGCCGTGGCAGAACTTCCAGATCGTCCTGGGTCCCGCCGTGGTGCTCGGGCTCGCCCAGGGCGCGTACATCGCGCGCATGGCGCGCTCGTGCCTGCTCGAGGTGATTCGCGAGGACTACGTGCGCACGGCCCGGGCCAAGGGGGTGGTGGAGCGTCGGGTGGTGCTGGGCCACGCCCTGCCGAATGCCCTGCTGCCCGTCATCACGATCTCCGGTGTCCTCCTCGGCTTCGTCCTGGGCGGCTCCGTCGCCGTCGAGCAGGCCTTCGGCGTCCCCGGCCTGGGTCGCGCGCTCGTCACTGCAGTCATCGAGCGCGACATCATCGTCGTCCAGAATCTCGTGCTGCTCTACGCGGCCATCTTCGTGGTGGTGAACCTGCTCGTGGACCTGAGCTATGCCTGGCTGGACCCGCGCATCCACTATGCCTGA
- a CDS encoding cobalamin-independent methionine synthase II family protein has protein sequence MIKSERRILVTHVGSLPRPAALRDLLVRQERGEAIDAAALEREADAAIRRVVAKQFEVGIDVGNDGEMPRPGFSTYVAGRMRGFGGESKRRLARDLIEHPDFEAMLAQRRRSAARIGNAPQCVGEIDYADLGAAGRECDLFLAATQKSPGFAERFMTAASPGVIATILLRAHYDSHEAYIAALSREMRKEYALIHSRGLVLQVDCPDLAMERTRFFQDDSLDRFLAMVDLHIDAINQATVGIPAEGIRLHVCWGNYDGPHTHDVPLEPLLPHLYRARVGALSLPLANPRHQHEYKVLRRNPPPGTMLLLPGVIDSTTNYVEHPEVVADRIGQAVEAMGDRTRVIASTDCGFGTFAGSENVAESVVWAKLRALREGADLATKRLWG, from the coding sequence GTGATCAAGAGCGAGCGGCGGATCCTCGTCACGCATGTGGGCAGCCTCCCGCGCCCGGCCGCGCTGCGCGACCTGCTCGTGCGCCAGGAGCGAGGGGAGGCCATCGACGCGGCAGCGCTGGAGCGCGAAGCGGACGCGGCCATCCGGCGCGTGGTCGCCAAGCAGTTCGAGGTCGGCATCGACGTGGGCAATGACGGAGAGATGCCGCGTCCCGGGTTCTCGACCTATGTCGCGGGACGCATGCGCGGCTTCGGGGGCGAGAGCAAGCGGCGGCTGGCCCGCGATCTCATCGAACATCCAGATTTCGAGGCGATGCTCGCCCAGCGCCGGCGGAGCGCCGCGCGCATCGGCAACGCGCCCCAGTGCGTCGGGGAGATCGACTACGCCGACCTCGGCGCGGCCGGCCGAGAATGCGATCTCTTTCTCGCCGCCACCCAGAAATCGCCGGGGTTCGCCGAGCGCTTCATGACGGCCGCCTCCCCCGGAGTCATCGCCACCATCCTGCTCCGCGCCCACTACGATTCGCACGAGGCCTATATCGCCGCCCTGTCCCGCGAGATGCGCAAGGAGTACGCGCTCATCCATTCCCGCGGGCTCGTGCTCCAGGTCGATTGCCCCGATCTCGCCATGGAGCGGACACGCTTCTTCCAGGACGACTCGCTCGATCGCTTCCTGGCCATGGTCGACCTGCACATCGACGCCATCAACCAGGCCACCGTGGGGATCCCCGCCGAGGGCATCCGCCTGCACGTGTGCTGGGGCAACTACGACGGCCCCCACACCCACGACGTGCCCCTGGAGCCGCTGCTGCCGCATCTCTACCGGGCCCGTGTGGGCGCGCTGTCGCTGCCCCTGGCCAATCCGCGCCACCAGCACGAGTACAAGGTCCTGCGGCGGAACCCGCCTCCCGGCACCATGCTCCTCTTGCCCGGCGTCATCGACAGCACCACCAATTACGTCGAGCATCCCGAAGTGGTGGCCGACCGCATCGGCCAGGCCGTGGAGGCGATGGGCGATCGGACGCGGGTGATCGCCTCGACGGACTGCGGCTTCGGCACCTTCGCGGGCTCGGAGAACGTGGCGGAGAGCGTGGTGTGGGCGAAGCTGCGCGCGCTGCGGGAAGGCGCGGACCTGGCCACGAAGCGGCTGTGGGGGTGA
- a CDS encoding ABC transporter permease: MIRELVAFAGRTPLSAAGALVGLLIVAIALGANWVAPLDPLKTNFRRMNHEPDAQSLFGTDQVGRDTLSRVIHGARTSLFVAFSAVLLGTTVGSLWGVACGYLGGRFDLASQRIMEILQAFPDLILAMAISMAIGTGLPAVIVAIAVTRIPFGGRVIRSVAITVREMAYVEAGRASGASAFRIMRLHVLPQCVAPYLVLATTHLGVAIVIEAALGFLGVGVPPPTATWGNMLADSITGLVPRWWLVFFPGLAITTTVLAFNLLGDGIRDTLDPRLSPGFLRLVTGSGRSAPAVAARPAAALQEDRTGA, encoded by the coding sequence GTGATCCGCGAGCTCGTCGCCTTCGCCGGGCGCACGCCGCTGTCCGCGGCCGGCGCCCTCGTGGGCCTGCTCATCGTCGCCATCGCGCTGGGGGCGAACTGGGTCGCGCCCCTGGACCCGCTCAAGACGAATTTCCGCCGGATGAACCACGAGCCGGACGCGCAGTCTCTGTTCGGCACCGACCAGGTGGGACGGGACACGCTCTCCCGCGTCATCCACGGCGCGCGCACGTCGCTCTTCGTGGCCTTCTCGGCCGTGCTCCTGGGAACAACGGTGGGCTCGCTGTGGGGCGTGGCCTGCGGTTATCTCGGCGGGCGCTTCGACCTGGCCAGCCAGCGCATCATGGAGATCTTGCAGGCGTTCCCGGATCTCATCCTGGCCATGGCCATTTCCATGGCCATCGGGACGGGACTGCCGGCCGTCATCGTCGCCATCGCCGTCACGCGCATTCCCTTTGGGGGCCGGGTGATCCGTTCGGTGGCGATCACCGTGCGCGAGATGGCTTACGTCGAGGCGGGACGGGCCAGCGGCGCCTCGGCGTTCCGCATCATGCGCCTTCACGTCCTGCCTCAGTGCGTGGCGCCCTACCTCGTGCTCGCCACTACCCACCTCGGCGTGGCCATCGTCATCGAGGCGGCCCTCGGCTTCCTCGGCGTGGGCGTGCCGCCGCCCACCGCGACCTGGGGCAATATGCTCGCGGACTCGATCACGGGCCTGGTGCCGCGGTGGTGGCTCGTGTTCTTCCCCGGCCTTGCCATCACCACCACGGTGCTCGCCTTCAACCTGCTCGGCGACGGGATCCGCGACACCCTCGATCCGCGCCTCTCCCCCGGCTTCCTTCGCCTGGTCACCGGCTCGGGACGTAGCGCGCCGGCCGTCGCGGCGCGCCCGGCGGCCGCGCTTCAAGAGGACAGAACCGGAGCCTAA